From Zingiber officinale cultivar Zhangliang chromosome 5B, Zo_v1.1, whole genome shotgun sequence, the proteins below share one genomic window:
- the LOC121983947 gene encoding pentatricopeptide repeat-containing protein At1g11290, chloroplastic-like has translation MLSSLPSLLSSLPLLPNVSDPRSIFLDSAASVRLIGFSAARRNLNLAASAHAALLKSGLHSHLFVANSLLDAYSKCGHLGRALDLFDRMPRRDVVSWTTIISAHCLNGSAADAIGVFVDMLSEETAPPPNEFTAAAVLRACGMLTDERMGRMFHGHLVASGFAYDVFVSNSLIDMYAKAGSIVDAERLVGGLSSRDVVSWSTIISGCVLHGMFENALVLFVEMLEEGIVPNIVTMLSVIQACSLLGRPSLFTAVHTCLIKWELHHCIPVAKSLAIMYAKNGFFYEGVKVFHQFFSPNENECFDPDLIAALIHGCTQTGSLDHGKAIHGRVFKMGFLHCTIVENSVIDLYAKHGQIESAHFIFQRMEERDIVSWNTMISCLLKNDHADESLDYLSQLHAASGSELMPDFVTIISSIQACSMMSSLENGQILHGLVIKSGFNSDVFVCNALIDMYGKSGWVNSANQIFQEMDVRDLGSWNSIISIYGIHGKGASALKVFKNLRLAQTHKPNAVTFVNVISACGHSGLPLEGFECFKVMQRDYEIEPTIEHYAAVVDLFGRCGKIIEAEKFIEEMPIKPGPSIWGSLLGACVIHRNVEMAKRAAAELSVMEPDSNVWRVALSNVYASAGLWDEAAKVRAEMKREGSRKEPGWSYVVLRGMEKFKFIVGDTRHPETDRIYQVWRTIMEHITDGFVETL, from the coding sequence ATGCTCTCTTCTCTTCCatctctcctctcttctcttcctctcctcccaaATGTCTCCGACCCACGCAGCATCTTCCTCGACTCCGCCGCCTCTGTCCGCCTCATCGGCTTCTCCGCCGCCCGGAGAAACCTCAACCTCGCCGCGTCCGCCCACGCTGCGCTTCTCAAGTCCGGACTCCACTCCCACCTCTTCGTCGCCAACTCGCTCCTCGACGCCTACTCCAAATGCGGCCACTTGGGCCGGGCACTCGACCTGTTCGACCGAATGCCCCGCAGAGATGTCGTTTCCTGGACCACCATCATCTCGGCGCACTGCCTCAACGGATCGGCGGCGGACGCGATCGGTGTCTTCGTGGACATGTTGTCGGAGGAAACAGCGCCTCCTCCCAATGAGTTCACGGCTGCAGCGGTCTTGCGGGCTTGCGGGATGCTGACGGACGAGAGGATGGGGAGAATGTTTCACGGTCACCTGGTCGCCTCTGGGTTTGCATACGACGTGTTCGTGTCTAACTCCTTGATCGATATGTACGCAAAGGCTGGGTCTATCGTGGATGCTGAGAGGCTTGTTGGTGGTTTGAGTTCCAGGGATGTGGTTTCTTGGAGTACCATCATATCGGGCTGCGTTCTCCATGGCATGTTTGAGAATGCACTGGTTCTGTTTGTTGAAATGTTAGAAGAGGGCATCGTGCCGAATATTGTAACGATGTTGAGCGTCATCCAGGCTTGCTCATTGTTGGGAAGACCAAGCTTGTTTACTGCTGTCCATACTTGCCTCATTAAGTGGGAACTCCACCATTGTATTCCTGTTGCAAAGTCTCTCGCCATAATGTATGCCAAGAATGGATTTTTTTATGAGGGTGTGAAGGTTTTCCACCAATTCTTTTCGCCAAATGAGAATGAGTGTTTTGATCCTGATCTTATTGCGGCACTTATCCATGGTTGCACCCAAACAGGATCTTTGGACCATGGCAAGGCCATTCATGGGCGTGTGTTCAAGATGGGCTTCCTTCATTGTACCATTGTAGAGAACTCCGTCATTGATTTGTATGCAAAGCATGGGCAAATTGAGTCAGCacattttatttttcaaaggatGGAGGAGAGAGATATTGTATCTTGGAACACAATGATCTCCTGTTTACTGAAGAACGATCATGCTGATGAATCCTTAGATTACCTCAGTCAGCTCCATGCTGCAAGTGGAAGCGAGTTAATGCCAGACTTTGTAACCATAATCAGTTCGATACAAGCTTGTTCCATGATGTCCTCATTGGAGAACGGGCAGATATTGCATGGTTTAGTCATCAAATCAGGGTTCAACTCAGATGTTTTTGTCTGTAATGCTCTCATAGATATGTATGGGAAGTCAGGATGGGTTAATTCTGCTAATCAGATTTTCCAGGAGATGGATGTAAGAGACCTTGGTTCTTGGAATTCGATTATTTCGATTTATGGGATCCATGGAAAGGGAGCTTCAGCTTTAAAAGTATTCAAAAATCTCAGGCTTGCACAAACACATAAACCAAATGCTGTAACATTTGTCAATGTTATTTCAGCTTGTGGTCATTCGGGCTTGCCATTGGAAGGCTTTGAGTGCTTTAAAGTCATGCAAAGGGACTATGAAATTGAGCCAACTATAGAGCACTATGCTGCAGTGGTAGATCTCTTCGGGAGATGCGGAAAGATTATTGAGGCAGAGAAATTCATTGAAGAGATGCCTATCAAACCAGGTCCGTCCATTTGGGGGTCACTGTTAGGTGCTTGTGTTATTCATCGGAATGTTGAAATGGCAAAAAGAGCAGCTGCGGAGCTGTCTGTTATGGAACCGGATAGTAATGTCTGGAGGGTAGCATTATCAAATGTATATGCTTCTGCTGGACTATGGGATGAAGCTGCAAAGGTGAGAGCTGAGATGAAAAGGGAGGGATCAAGAAAGGAGCCTGGTTGGAGTTATGTTGTGTTGCGGGGCATGGAAAAGTTTAAATTCATAGTGGGAGACACACGGCATCCAGAGACTGATAGAATATATCAGGTTTGGAGGACTATCATGGAGCATATCACAGATGGATTTGTTGAGACACTCTGA